Below is a genomic region from Lineus longissimus chromosome 4, tnLinLong1.2, whole genome shotgun sequence.
CAGCCATGTGACATTGCGCTTTAGCTATACTAGGGCTATTGAGACCTCAAAAAAACTATAGGTGTACTATATACTTGGGTTTTAACACGTATGACATGACAAGCAATTGCCAGCTGTCCGTTTTATTATTCAGGTTTAGAGGAAACTAACCTTAACTAAATCCACATACACCTGATATCGCAAAAACAGGTGTATTACAAATATCATAATACCAGCAGTCGCTTTACAATAAATTAAATTGTCCATAATGTCAAGCTCTAGCAGGAGACTTATTACCAGGTTATGTGCCAAATCATAACAAAataaatcatgatcatgatcatgataatccGAGTTTAAGGAGATTTCCCACAACACCGTCATAACTATAGTGcaatattatacatgtaatagcaaAGGTGTTTATAGGAATATAATCCACACTGCTTGAGCTTTTACCAGGACGAGTTCATCCGAATACTCGACTAATTTGAAGTCTTGAGGTCGTATTTGACCTTATTAAAGAACTGACTCGAGCTCGAAGAGGGGCTATATCGAGTACAGTTCCTCATTTGCAAGAATAAGGCAGCGATTCATCAGCAGCATTACAAGAAAAAGACGTGTTGATATAGAAGTGGTTGCGAATACCGAAATGGAGCTTTCAGAGATTGATCACGGGGATAGCGAAGGTCTTGAAGTGTTACAAAGTGTGGCATCCAAATTAGAAAAGCTTTCAGTGGCGCCTGCATTAAAGAAGCACTCTCGGAGTAGTAGTCTTACGGATCTCGGAAAGAAATGTGGGGCTGGAACAGAAAGTCCGGTTTGGCAACCAAAGAAGAGAATACTACGGCGTCGGGCTACCATTGGCAGCATAAACATTCCAGCTGGGATACAGAAGTACAGATCGTCTACTGTCGTACGGTTAGGCTCACACGGGTCAACAGAGAACATCTACGGTGACAGCCGCGTGTGTCTGAGAAATAGTCCGAGGACTGAGTCGAGGAACGGTTCAAGAGATGGTTCGACTGAATCTAGTCCAAATCGTAGTCCAAATCATACAGTCTCTGGGAGTCCAACGCGTGCTGTGTTCGGAAGTCCAAAGGATTCTTTATTCGTCCCTGGACCCGCTACTCCTGCCTGGATCACGGCCCCGAAAGCCAAACAGGTATCACCAAATGGACTGGATAAGATACTCAATCTAACTGTTAGGTTTCCACCTCTGGTAAGAGAGGATATCGACTTGTCACCAGTCAAGTTTCGAGAGAGGTCAAGTAGTTTCACGTCACCAAGGGAAAGGCGCTATCGCAAACTATCTAAGGTCGAAGAAGAATCAGGACTAGGTAATAGTAAAACGGAAAATAAAGGCTTCGTGGACAGAGCGGATGAAACAACTTCAGGGCCAAGACGAAAGACCTCAAGAGATGATTCAAATCTGATTTTTAACTATGAGGATACTTTATTTGATGATTACGATGCGTGTGATTCAGGAGGCAAcaaggaaaaaaaaattccaaaatcgATTCTGAGATTCAGGTCCCCTACCGCTGCAACCATAAAAATTGTGCACACGGAGGAGGTGAAACCTCGAATTGTGTATCCGCCGCAAAATTCTGTGTTTGAGACTCACAAGGGGAACTCAATGTTTGGCAACGTGCCTGCTTTTGGGTACGGGTGTTTTGACGAAAGTCATAACCAGCAGTTATCTACATCTCCGTCTTCTAGACTAGCAAGCGGCAGGAATTCGCCGAGGCTGAGTCCAGATTCACCGCGGACCAAACAAAAGAAGGTTTCTTTCTTTAATGATCCGTTATAAACCAACGTGTACTTATTACGAAAAGCTACCATTACCGGATTAATGCTTTTAACGTCTAGATTTAATAAGAATTAGCTTAGACGGGGCAGAAGTGTTTGTAGTGTAAATGTTTATGATAAATCTGATCCTGTCTGAAAGACGACCAAAAGGCCTACGTTACCACTGACAGTCTCCTATTTTGGTCCTCAATGAGGAAGCAAGAGGGTCACTCAATGAAAGACAAATTAAGAACCTTCCTGAGTTTGAGCAATTTATTTCCATAAGTATTGGCACATTATGATCAATTCATTTATACAACTATTGGACAAATTATGCCCCTTGTTCCTCGCCGCCGAGGACCTTAGTGATCTTCTCCTCCAAATCCTCGGTCAGCTTGTCAGCATTTGTTTGGAAGAACTTCAAGGCTTGTTCCTTGGCGTGCGTGGTCAGATATCTACCCTTGTCCTTGATCAGCTAAAATAGAGAAATGCAAGTTGAAAGTGTTATCGAAATGAGGCTTTATTGCAACTGAATGTAAAGTTCAAAGCAACTGACCCAACATGAATTTCCTCAATTATACGTAAGACCGTAGGACTGATGCAAAACATTACCTGACAAAACATGAACAGGCAAAGTTGTAAGTAAACTGACAACCTACCTGCGTGGCCATGTCCCTGACCTCAATCAAGTTAGGTTGTACATCAGCCCAGATATCACCGAAGAACTGTTTGACATAATCACCAAAATCATTAAATGTGTCCTTGATGTTACCCCAAATTTCCTTAAAACCTctttcctgaagaaaaagagAAACTAACAGACATCACTCAAATAATTTCCTATTTACTTTCATCATTGCTTTGTGAATTAATTTTCCTCAACATTTTGAAGTGATAGGCGAAATAACTGGTATCGACTTCGCTCAAGGCAAGGACTGATTTTATCAAATCGGTTTACTGCTTCAGACGACACCGCAACAAAACTCAAAGTGCAGTTGGCTCTAGCGGAAAGTGGGTGATTCAAATACCCACTGCTGCAGTTAGTGTGGAATAGAAATATCATTACAAGACGTCAATTAACCACACCAAGGTCATTCTATATAACGAAATAAACGCCGCGGTGATCGCGACCATAGCGGAAAACCAACTGGAATCAGTCCTAAGAGTGCGTGGATGTTAATTGTTATATCATTGCACCGAATGAGATGAAAATTTACAACTCTTTGATGAACCAAGTGACCTTCAAGCAGGAACTGCAGTTCCTTGCCCGTTTAAGAGCTACATATCAATCATGCTTTGTTAAGGGTAAACAAATAGCGTGAACAAACCTGTAGATCGACCTCCTTTTCGCCTGGAAGAGACGAATAAGAATTAATTCCGCGATTTGATCATGAACGGCCGAACCGACATTTTGGTGTGAAAACTCTAACTAGTTTATATACATGTGCCAGTAATGGGCTACGTTTATAAATAAGTTGTCGCTTAACAAGGGTATCGTTAGCGTTTCAGACCATTCAGTATCTAAGTCAGGATCTCATAGCGCAGAAGTGTGtttttgcatgttttcattTGCGAAGGAGCTGCCTACCCGTGCCGAGTGCGTCAGTAATCTTATCCTCCAAGTCCTTGGTCAGCTTGTCAGCATTCTTCTGGAAGAATTTCAAGGCCTGGTCCTTGGCGTGAGTGGTTAGCTGTCTGGCGCCGTCCTTAATCAGCTGATGAAAGAACAAAACTTTAAATCATCAGTATATTTTGAGAAGGGAATAATAGATTCTTAATAATCAGTCACCAACAACGgtaaacttgtacatgtaccaataatTTTATGGAATACTCTAAGTTGAATGTTTGTCCAACTTTCAACATTGCTTAGGACAAGTATGCTGGCCAACAAATTGAGGTGTGCCTGTGACTTTTGATCAACAGTGTATgtccattttgaaacaaaaagtaGCAATGGGAAATAACTTGAATTGCATGCTTTGTGAGGGATTGATTGTTTAGCTGAAAACTTCCTGACGCCAATGCAATCTGTAGGGTTTCGGCGGTAAGCCGCAACAGAGTCTTCAAATAGAACGACAGGATCTGCCATTGTCAACCATTATGATGCAACAGTTAGTACCTACCGTCATGGCCATGTCCCTAACCTCGATCAGGCTTGGTTCAACCTCCTCCCAGATGTCAATGAAGAACTGTTTGGCCCAGTCGCCGAAGTCATTGAATTTGTCCTTGATACTTCCCCAGATGTCTCTTCTCTGTAAGAAGGAAACTATGCCTTTGAAATGTATACGAAAAGTTAAGATGCTTAATATCGCATTTGGAATGAAGTATGACTTTGTAAATTAATTTGTAACTCACCTCGAGTTGAGTCTCTCCTGTGCCGAGAACACCAGTGATCTTTTCCTCCAAATCCTTGGTAAGCTTGTCAGCATTTGCTTGGAAGAATTTCAACGCCTGTTCCTTGGCAACGTCGCTCAGATATTTACCCTTGTCCTTGATCAGCTAAGAAAGAAACCAAAGTTTAACTCCTGTTAATCAAAAGCATTTTTAAGTGGTggtcaattattttcaaacacaGGAATGAAACCAGCTAAGACCCGCTGAGTCTGTTCCGAAGGGAAAAGAGGTCACACAACATATTGGCCTACTATGCATTGCAATTTGCGCGTGGGCCAACCCACTAAAAGGTAAACTTGCGATAGTGTTTCTATTTTCTGTAACTAGCAGTCAAGAGACATATTACACAGAGTGTCTTGTCAGGAGAAAACTGCAACGTTCACAAAACTATCTGGCGTACATAAGAATGGATGAGAATAATTAATGCTCAGGACCGTTTTTAACCCCCTCCTCCCCTCCTCCGCCCAATTAGGTATCCCAGACGTGTTATAGCATTCTCATCGTGTTTTTCTCCGGGTGTTTCTCAacaaattttcaatcaaataaTTCATTGTGAAAAGGTGGAACACACAGAACATATTCACTTACCTGTACGGCCATGTCTCTGACTTCAATCAAGTTAGGTTTGAGATCAGCCCAGATATCGCCAAAGAACTGCTTAGTCCAGTCGCCGAAGTCATTGAAGTTGTCTTTGATATTGCCCCAGATTTCTTTAATGTCTCTCTCCTGGggatgttatcaatatttgcaTCTTTAAACATTGGTAATATAAGGGGGAGTTTCGGCTATTTGGCTGGCCTTGGTGGGATATGCTTGAAACCTCATAATGCAAAAATTCGCGAAAATTGTGTGTTGTACAGAATACGAAACTGAATCGTATTATCGGGATGATCTCGCATGTAATCTAAGGAAAGGAGCTGCTTCATATCGCCAGAAAGCACTACAAACCTGGAGCGTGATGTCTGTGGCTTGCTTCTCTCCGCTCAGTGCCGCAGTtagtttttctttcaaatattctgTCAGCTTGTCAGAATTACGCTTGAAGAATGCAATGGCTTCAAGTTTCGCCTTCTCCGACAGTTGTCTGGCGCCGTCTTTTATAAGCTTAAAGTGAACGAAATGGTATCATTGTAACAAGTTTATTGAATGTGTACCACGACAGACATGTATAAAAAATGATTTCAGCGGAAAGGGCTTAGAATCATAACTGGACGACGTGATCTATATTAACT
It encodes:
- the LOC135487122 gene encoding uncharacterized protein LOC135487122, whose protein sequence is MKIIIVLAVLGMASASLHSDYLRKVRSLTSSFENAMDKKIRAVAQGNTEVEEALSGLKKRYVEAFNEALVGNHRLVRQALTSNRYVSQETVKRSYNDMESRVHFQATRGMSDIWGNIKDKFNDFTDWASAVLGDIWSQIEPSLIEVRDLAQQLIKDGARQLSEKAKLEAIAFFKRNSDKLTEYLKEKLTAALSGEKQATDITLQERDIKEIWGNIKDNFNDFGDWTKQFFGDIWADLKPNLIEVRDMAVQLIKDKGKYLSDVAKEQALKFFQANADKLTKDLEEKITGVLGTGETQLERRDIWGSIKDKFNDFGDWAKQFFIDIWEEVEPSLIEVRDMAMTLIKDGARQLTTHAKDQALKFFQKNADKLTKDLEDKITDALGTGEKEVDLQERGFKEIWGNIKDTFNDFGDYVKQFFGDIWADVQPNLIEVRDMATQLIKDKGRYLTTHAKEQALKFFQTNADKLTEDLEEKITKVLGGEEQGA